A portion of the Candidatus Nitrosotenuis aquarius genome contains these proteins:
- a CDS encoding NAD(P)/FAD-dependent oxidoreductase: protein MKTDYDLIVAGGGLAGMIAAHSASHYSNQKLSILVIDRNAPIMLGSKSINGWVCGDAVSKEAVDYMGSRIKVSWGAPEIEHRVKGVMALSPDRETSIPFDGDGFLLNRQQLPQTQYKEAQKRGINVDFEINLTGLLYDGNQIIGVEGLNKKTNQPYKKTAKVVIDATGVTSMLRNQIKNTTRMERKIDRTDLESTGRHIMYFDQGEDDLSEFDPDYCLIHLDQDIAPGGYGWVFPKGKNKVNIGLGVEKTLLDKRNKRLGKHDDVSGLINQYVARNKAIKNPRLSTDPSDSHNATGNFQVSVRRQNDCMVANGFMLVGDSAWMPKPLDAGGIGPALIAGTIIGKNVAHAIEAGDVTEKGLWQYNVDYVREYGYKTAGLEVFRRLLQMLTNDQINYGMKHFLGNMDVEAISKGEHPDFSMVGKMGMLIRGALNKKLADGLRYTTQQNRWLTEHYRNYPTTPDGFEEWHKKLLKTMNEAYEHLAKWEN, encoded by the coding sequence TTGAAAACGGATTATGACTTGATTGTAGCTGGTGGAGGACTAGCTGGCATGATTGCCGCACACTCTGCTTCTCATTATTCTAATCAAAAATTATCAATTCTTGTAATAGACAGAAATGCCCCAATAATGCTCGGCAGCAAATCCATCAATGGCTGGGTTTGTGGCGACGCAGTATCAAAGGAAGCTGTTGACTATATGGGAAGCCGCATCAAGGTTTCTTGGGGTGCACCAGAAATCGAACACAGGGTAAAAGGAGTAATGGCGCTGTCGCCAGACAGAGAGACATCCATTCCATTTGACGGGGATGGATTTTTGTTAAACAGACAACAACTTCCCCAAACACAATACAAAGAAGCACAAAAGCGCGGAATCAACGTGGATTTTGAGATAAATCTGACAGGCCTGCTCTACGACGGAAACCAAATCATAGGAGTAGAAGGACTCAACAAAAAAACAAACCAGCCATACAAAAAGACAGCCAAGGTTGTAATTGATGCTACCGGAGTTACTTCGATGCTTCGAAACCAAATAAAAAATACCACAAGAATGGAGCGCAAAATAGACAGAACAGACCTAGAGTCCACCGGACGCCACATCATGTATTTTGATCAGGGTGAAGACGACCTATCAGAATTTGATCCTGATTATTGCCTAATTCACCTGGACCAAGACATTGCTCCTGGCGGGTATGGTTGGGTCTTTCCAAAAGGAAAGAACAAGGTAAACATCGGTCTTGGAGTAGAAAAGACACTCCTAGACAAAAGAAACAAGCGACTTGGAAAGCACGATGATGTGTCAGGCCTGATAAACCAGTATGTTGCAAGAAACAAAGCAATCAAAAATCCAAGACTCTCCACTGATCCATCAGACTCGCATAACGCAACAGGAAACTTTCAGGTGTCAGTTAGAAGACAAAATGATTGCATGGTTGCAAATGGGTTCATGCTTGTTGGAGATTCTGCATGGATGCCAAAGCCGCTGGACGCGGGTGGAATAGGTCCTGCATTGATTGCAGGAACCATAATTGGCAAAAACGTTGCACATGCAATAGAAGCTGGCGATGTAACAGAAAAGGGATTGTGGCAATACAATGTTGATTATGTTAGAGAATATGGTTACAAAACAGCAGGCCTTGAAGTGTTCCGAAGGTTATTGCAGATGCTCACAAATGATCAGATAAATTATGGAATGAAGCACTTTTTGGGCAACATGGATGTAGAGGCAATAAGCAAAGGTGAACATCCAGACTTTTCAATGGTTGGCAAAATGGGAATGCTAATTCGCGGTGCACTAAACAAAAAACTTGCAGACGGCCTCAGATACACAACACAGCAAAACAGATGGCTAACTGAGCACTATCGCAATTATCCAACAACCCCAGATGGATTTGAAGAATGGCACAAAAAACTGCTCAAGACAATGAACGAAGCCTACGAGCACCTAGCAAAATGGGAAAACTAG
- a CDS encoding RNA-binding domain-containing protein yields the protein MAEKKLEVEIQVIIHATEDSQKIFDSFKQIFGVDEDDFTTQKLQGHYDNPIALVNGKIKKKKAAIFVKNLISNITKKDINEIVEDLESRCDGSGLYMRISKQSLVEGKIEPAADDPIKLKIYTPVYSQKDILKTYSEILTSTI from the coding sequence TTGGCGGAAAAAAAACTCGAAGTAGAGATCCAAGTCATCATACATGCAACTGAAGACTCGCAGAAAATCTTCGATTCATTCAAACAGATCTTCGGTGTAGATGAAGACGATTTTACTACACAGAAACTCCAAGGACATTATGACAATCCAATTGCTTTGGTAAATGGCAAAATAAAAAAGAAGAAAGCGGCAATCTTTGTCAAGAACCTAATTTCAAACATTACAAAAAAAGACATCAATGAGATTGTGGAAGACTTAGAGAGTCGTTGCGACGGCTCTGGGCTATACATGAGAATATCAAAGCAATCACTGGTTGAAGGTAAAATCGAGCCTGCCGCAGATGACCCAATCAAGCTCAAAATCTACACGCCAGTCTATTCTCAAAAAGACATTCTCAAGACTTATTCTGAAATACTCACAAGCACAATTTAA
- a CDS encoding 30S ribosomal protein S3ae — translation MARRKGGKVKDKWREKKWVTVIAPESFNNAPLAYIPITDEQKAIGRVIEVTLFDILKGDPSQYQYKIYFQITKVEGDKAYSIFKRYEYAKEFLRSLIRRGSSKVNFVMNVKTKDNYLFRLKVIALTHKKLNTSRKHALRLIARDVMNKTIPEMTIDQFVQATCYGKINSDIMAAAKKVIRMRHVGLEKVKLIRTAEAQVTLLEA, via the coding sequence TTGGCTCGTAGAAAGGGTGGAAAAGTAAAGGACAAGTGGCGTGAGAAAAAATGGGTCACAGTTATTGCTCCAGAGTCATTTAACAATGCACCACTTGCATACATACCAATCACTGATGAGCAAAAAGCAATCGGCCGTGTTATTGAAGTAACATTATTTGATATTCTAAAAGGCGATCCATCCCAATACCAATACAAGATTTACTTCCAGATTACCAAGGTCGAGGGAGACAAGGCATATTCCATCTTCAAGAGATATGAATATGCAAAAGAATTCCTAAGAAGCCTCATCCGACGTGGCTCTAGCAAGGTGAACTTTGTCATGAATGTAAAGACAAAAGACAACTATCTATTCAGACTCAAAGTAATTGCTCTAACACACAAAAAACTCAACACGTCACGCAAGCACGCATTGCGACTAATTGCAAGAGATGTGATGAATAAAACAATTCCAGAAATGACAATTGATCAGTTTGTGCAGGCAACATGCTATGGAAAGATAAACTCTGATATCATGGCAGCGGCCAAAAAAGTAATCAGAATGAGACATGTAGGTCTTGAAAAGGTAAAACTAATCAGAACCGCAGAAGCGCAAGTCACATTACTAGAAGCATAG
- the serS gene encoding serine--tRNA ligase, with protein sequence MLDPKLVKEKPEIIRKMLSDRHVQFDLDLLISLDSKRRELIIKTDELRKQKNKVAMEIASKKKSGQDADTSIAEMQKVSQELQKLEADQIKTESEYNRLNMTMPNLVHESVPIGADDSANVVVRSWGSIPKFDYKIKDHIDISQSLGLVDLERAAKTAGARFYYLKNNMVRLNQALIHFALDFLAEKQYGLVQPPYMINRSSMEGAIIADDFENVIYKVQDEDLFLIGTSEHSIAAMHADEILDGKDLPIKYAGVSPCFRKEAGAHGRDQKGIFRVHQFEKVEQYVFARPEDSWKEHEKMLTIAEEFYQKLEIPYRVMLLSSGDLGKVSAKTYDIEAWMAGQNSYREIVSCSNCLDFQTRRLKIRFRDKTNEQTQYLHSLNSTLVATTRTLVAIMENFQTQDGHISVPKPLQKYLGSDII encoded by the coding sequence ATGTTAGACCCAAAACTCGTCAAAGAAAAGCCTGAAATCATTCGCAAGATGCTCTCAGACAGACACGTCCAGTTTGACTTGGACTTGCTAATTTCGCTTGATAGCAAACGACGCGAACTAATCATAAAAACAGATGAGCTACGTAAGCAGAAGAACAAAGTTGCAATGGAAATTGCGTCAAAGAAAAAATCCGGCCAAGACGCAGACACATCAATTGCAGAAATGCAAAAGGTCTCACAAGAACTCCAGAAATTAGAAGCAGACCAGATCAAAACAGAGTCAGAATACAATAGACTTAACATGACAATGCCAAACTTGGTCCACGAGTCAGTTCCCATTGGTGCTGATGATTCTGCAAATGTTGTTGTGCGAAGCTGGGGTTCGATTCCAAAATTTGATTATAAAATCAAAGATCATATCGACATTTCGCAAAGTCTAGGACTAGTTGATCTGGAGCGTGCTGCAAAAACAGCAGGTGCCAGATTTTACTATCTGAAAAACAACATGGTAAGATTAAACCAAGCGCTGATTCATTTTGCGCTGGACTTTTTGGCAGAAAAGCAATATGGGTTGGTCCAGCCGCCATACATGATCAATCGCAGTTCCATGGAAGGCGCCATAATTGCAGACGATTTTGAAAATGTCATATACAAGGTTCAGGACGAAGACCTGTTTTTGATTGGCACATCAGAGCATTCCATTGCAGCAATGCATGCAGACGAAATCCTAGACGGAAAGGACTTGCCAATTAAATATGCCGGAGTCAGTCCATGTTTTAGAAAAGAAGCAGGCGCCCATGGACGAGATCAGAAGGGAATCTTTCGAGTACACCAGTTTGAGAAAGTAGAGCAGTACGTCTTTGCAAGACCCGAAGACTCGTGGAAGGAACATGAGAAAATGCTTACAATAGCAGAAGAGTTTTATCAAAAGCTCGAAATCCCATACCGAGTCATGTTGCTATCAAGTGGAGATTTGGGCAAGGTTTCTGCCAAGACATATGACATTGAGGCTTGGATGGCAGGCCAAAACTCGTACCGTGAAATAGTCTCTTGCTCTAACTGCCTTGACTTTCAGACAAGGAGACTAAAGATCAGGTTCCGCGACAAGACCAATGAGCAAACCCAGTATCTGCATTCGCTAAACAGCACACTTGTTGCCACCACGAGAACACTTGTTGCAATAATGGAAAACTTTCAGACGCAAGATGGCCACATTAGTGTACCAAAACCTCTGCAAAAGTATCTTGGTTCAGACATAATCTAG
- a CDS encoding KEOPS complex subunit Pcc1 produces METTVKITIDNITKEKADAIRAALEPDNVDFPSGLSFEIENLDNALVFNFHSTGNMKTLTATIDEVLAHVSMALRVMG; encoded by the coding sequence ATGGAAACCACAGTCAAAATAACAATTGATAACATAACCAAGGAAAAAGCCGACGCAATCAGGGCTGCCTTGGAACCAGACAATGTCGATTTTCCAAGTGGGCTGTCATTTGAGATAGAAAATCTTGATAACGCACTTGTTTTTAATTTTCATAGTACGGGCAATATGAAAACACTTACTGCTACAATTGACGAGGTCTTGGCCCATGTCTCCATGGCACTAAGGGTGATGGGATGA
- a CDS encoding DHHA1 domain-containing protein — protein sequence MGNLDQHLSNFSDIISDRIKSNKDICVVTHIDCDGLTSGAIMTKALIRAGAKVTVRTTKEMSQAVIKNMQSDSRDFHIVTDLGGGFAKQMDEALGQNWFILDHHEIPQEEHDNNCVINAWKYGINGGTEICAGGMAFLAAKALDKKNSDLAPIAVVSALGDRQDQGEKKSFLGKNLEMVEEAKNIGGLQVDMDLLLVGRETRPLVDALAFTSQPFIEGLTWNRDASLALFKSSGIELKDGGRWRTPSDLTEDEKRTIIESITKFASSQNASQIMEELIGHTYTFPAEERRSFLRDAREFSTMLNSCGRIGRSGVGIAICMGDRNRMLQEGENILLEYRKLIRDYMNILTNERWRISDSAKCVMVNGEGVIPETMTGTISSLLAGSPKNAGKIIILRTNGEENTIKFSSRKSIGCKTEVNLSALMKSGAEKFNGIGGGHDAAAGAKITKDKLDGFLDYLEDSVNGNHSQNNN from the coding sequence ATGGGCAACCTCGATCAGCATTTATCAAATTTTAGCGATATAATTTCCGACCGCATCAAAAGCAACAAAGACATTTGTGTTGTAACTCATATCGATTGTGATGGCCTAACATCTGGGGCCATTATGACAAAGGCACTGATTCGAGCAGGCGCCAAGGTAACTGTACGCACCACAAAAGAGATGAGCCAAGCAGTTATCAAAAACATGCAGTCAGACTCTCGCGATTTTCACATTGTAACCGACTTGGGAGGAGGATTTGCAAAGCAGATGGACGAAGCACTAGGCCAGAACTGGTTTATCCTAGACCACCATGAAATTCCGCAAGAAGAACACGACAATAATTGTGTGATAAACGCTTGGAAATACGGAATTAATGGTGGAACCGAGATCTGTGCTGGCGGCATGGCGTTTTTGGCTGCAAAGGCGCTGGACAAGAAGAACTCGGACCTTGCACCAATAGCAGTTGTTTCTGCCCTAGGCGACAGGCAAGATCAGGGAGAGAAAAAGTCGTTTCTTGGTAAAAATCTCGAGATGGTGGAAGAGGCAAAAAACATTGGCGGACTCCAAGTTGACATGGACTTGCTTTTGGTCGGCCGCGAGACAAGGCCATTAGTTGATGCTCTGGCGTTTACCTCGCAGCCGTTCATTGAGGGATTGACCTGGAATAGGGATGCAAGTCTTGCTCTTTTCAAATCATCAGGAATTGAGCTCAAGGACGGCGGAAGATGGAGAACTCCATCAGATCTTACAGAGGACGAAAAACGCACAATAATAGAATCCATTACCAAGTTTGCCAGCTCGCAAAACGCCAGCCAGATCATGGAGGAGTTAATTGGACATACATACACATTCCCAGCAGAAGAGCGACGAAGCTTTTTGCGCGATGCCAGAGAATTCTCTACAATGCTGAACTCTTGTGGAAGAATTGGTAGGTCTGGGGTCGGAATTGCAATATGTATGGGAGATAGAAACAGGATGCTCCAAGAAGGAGAAAACATCTTGCTTGAATACAGAAAACTCATCCGGGACTACATGAATATTTTGACAAATGAGCGATGGCGAATCAGCGATTCTGCAAAATGTGTGATGGTAAACGGCGAAGGAGTGATTCCAGAGACCATGACAGGAACAATATCATCACTGCTCGCCGGCTCGCCAAAAAACGCAGGCAAAATAATCATACTTCGAACAAACGGCGAGGAAAACACGATCAAGTTTTCATCACGAAAATCAATTGGCTGTAAAACCGAGGTTAACCTTTCTGCCCTGATGAAGTCAGGTGCAGAGAAATTCAATGGGATTGGAGGAGGACATGACGCGGCAGCGGGCGCAAAAATCACAAAAGACAAGCTTGATGGGTTTTTGGACTATCTAGAAGACAGTGTAAATGGAAACCACAGTCAAAATAACAATTGA
- a CDS encoding 30S ribosomal protein S15 has protein sequence MGRVHTHRHGQSHSTRPINQRSPSWVTTSAKEVEELVVKYGKDGVPMAQIGIKLRDQHAIPLTKTITKKSVKKILEENNVKQDIPEDLNNIVKKAINLQRHLKNNNSDKRNVRSLELVEAKVHRIATYYKKIGAIPQNWKYKSVVAQLE, from the coding sequence ATGGGACGTGTACACACTCACAGACATGGTCAATCACACTCTACAAGACCAATAAACCAACGATCACCGTCTTGGGTTACAACTAGCGCAAAAGAAGTAGAGGAATTAGTTGTCAAGTACGGCAAAGACGGCGTCCCAATGGCTCAAATCGGAATAAAGCTTCGAGACCAGCACGCAATTCCATTGACAAAGACAATTACAAAAAAATCAGTCAAAAAAATCCTCGAAGAAAACAATGTCAAGCAAGACATCCCAGAAGACCTCAACAATATAGTCAAAAAGGCGATCAACCTGCAAAGACACCTCAAAAACAACAACTCGGACAAAAGAAACGTCAGATCACTTGAGCTGGTAGAGGCAAAAGTTCATCGAATTGCCACATACTACAAAAAGATCGGCGCAATCCCACAAAACTGGAAATATAAGTCAGTCGTAGCCCAACTTGAATAA